A genomic window from Promicromonospora sukumoe includes:
- a CDS encoding VOC family protein, producing the protein MSDAITAAEFTDAEGTDDWRVLHDAALARFTTGSFATGLVLVARIGELAESANHHPDVDLRYGSVTVRTWSHDIGGLSERDLGLARAISAAARNVGVAADVTGLREVAIAIDAVVGPAVQAFWQAVLGHDAQPYRGGNTAAGRLLDADGRQPMFWFQQTDERREQRNRIHVDVWVPHDLAEARVAAAVAAGGRLVTDKYAPSWWVLADAEGNEACVCTWQGDN; encoded by the coding sequence ATGAGTGACGCGATCACCGCTGCCGAGTTCACCGACGCAGAGGGCACGGACGACTGGCGGGTGCTGCACGACGCCGCCCTCGCGCGGTTCACCACCGGCTCGTTCGCCACGGGCCTGGTGCTGGTCGCCCGGATCGGCGAGCTCGCCGAGTCCGCGAACCACCACCCGGACGTCGACCTGCGCTACGGCAGCGTGACGGTCCGGACTTGGTCGCACGACATCGGCGGGCTGTCCGAGCGGGACCTCGGGCTCGCCCGCGCCATCTCGGCCGCGGCCCGCAACGTGGGCGTCGCGGCCGACGTCACCGGGCTGCGGGAGGTCGCCATCGCGATCGACGCGGTGGTCGGGCCGGCGGTCCAGGCGTTCTGGCAGGCGGTCCTGGGCCACGACGCGCAGCCGTACCGGGGCGGCAACACGGCCGCCGGGCGCCTGCTCGACGCCGACGGCCGCCAGCCCATGTTCTGGTTCCAGCAGACCGACGAGCGCCGCGAGCAGCGCAACCGTATCCACGTGGATGTCTGGGTGCCGCACGACCTCGCCGAGGCGCGGGTCGCCGCAGCGGTCGCCGCCGGCGGGCGGCTCGTCACCGACAAGTACGCCCCGTCGTGGTGGGTGCTGGCCGACGCCGAGGGCAACGAGGCCTGCGTCTGCACCTGGCAGGGCGACAACTGA
- a CDS encoding class I adenylate-forming enzyme family protein: MTHFLDDLATLARDTPDAVALRWFGGRDGARVREEVTFAGLAERVERTASGLRAQGMEPGDRVLFSIRPRPEGVVLCLAILRACGAVVFVDPGSTPELFAARIAAARPRWAATEALLYAASSGPLRGVARSRGLLLPDYGRLPVRHLYSGRWLPGVPRGARRAARVLADDVLPAVALPAAPSGADGGADGGSPDGGDPALIVFTSGTTAEPKAVVHTADTLGGMLGLFAQVGGLRAGQRAHTDQMFLGLPAVLSGGTWEIPARAPKDAPEAFARGVAGADSSFLVPADVTALLDVLEARGADGSPVGSPAAGPAVGPAVLAVGAAPVTVALLERGRRVLPGTRWIAVYGATEILPAAMTDADEKIAAAAGSGTAASAGSDGGSDGGAPGDLVGRPLGGIGVRIDTAVVGLDEDLPEAGAEGDAAAGTDTDAGAPGDGPAVGELVLTGPSLMAGYLADLDAGKPRVTEHRTGDLAYQDEDGRIVLVGRNRDMIIRGTVNIYPGLFEPRLRDLPGVGDAVMVGVPMPDGDERVVLVVTAEHAAGEGAPRDSAEPRGKGVPWVRAGTDLARSVADQVARVLDHGALPDLVVEASHVPLAGRSRKPDRHALVGLVSPLAGTVRA, encoded by the coding sequence ATGACCCACTTCCTGGACGACCTCGCGACCCTCGCCCGGGACACGCCCGACGCCGTCGCGCTGCGCTGGTTCGGCGGTCGCGACGGCGCTCGCGTGCGCGAGGAGGTCACGTTCGCCGGGCTCGCGGAGCGCGTCGAGCGGACGGCGTCGGGCCTGCGGGCGCAGGGGATGGAGCCCGGCGACCGGGTGCTGTTCAGCATCCGGCCCCGGCCCGAGGGCGTGGTCCTGTGCCTCGCGATCCTGCGCGCGTGCGGCGCCGTCGTCTTCGTGGACCCCGGGTCGACGCCGGAGCTGTTCGCCGCCCGCATCGCGGCGGCGCGGCCCCGCTGGGCGGCGACCGAGGCGCTGCTGTACGCGGCGTCGTCGGGGCCGCTGCGCGGTGTCGCCCGGTCGCGCGGGCTGCTGCTGCCCGACTACGGCCGACTGCCCGTGCGGCACCTGTACTCCGGCCGGTGGCTCCCCGGGGTGCCGCGGGGTGCCCGGCGCGCTGCACGGGTGCTCGCGGACGACGTTCTTCCGGCGGTCGCTCTCCCGGCCGCGCCCTCCGGGGCGGACGGCGGTGCGGACGGCGGCTCTCCCGACGGCGGCGACCCCGCCCTGATCGTCTTCACCTCCGGGACCACGGCCGAGCCGAAGGCCGTGGTGCACACGGCTGACACGCTCGGCGGCATGCTGGGCCTGTTCGCGCAGGTCGGCGGACTGCGGGCCGGGCAGCGAGCGCACACCGACCAGATGTTCCTCGGGCTCCCGGCGGTCCTGTCTGGCGGCACCTGGGAGATCCCGGCGCGCGCGCCCAAGGACGCCCCGGAGGCGTTCGCGCGCGGGGTCGCGGGTGCCGACTCGTCGTTCCTGGTGCCCGCCGACGTGACCGCGCTGCTCGACGTCCTGGAGGCGCGCGGTGCGGACGGCAGTCCAGTCGGCAGCCCTGCCGCCGGTCCCGCCGTCGGCCCGGCCGTGCTGGCCGTCGGGGCCGCGCCGGTGACCGTGGCGCTGCTCGAACGCGGCCGGCGCGTCCTGCCGGGCACCCGCTGGATCGCCGTCTACGGCGCCACCGAGATCCTCCCCGCCGCGATGACCGACGCCGACGAGAAGATCGCGGCCGCCGCGGGTTCCGGGACGGCCGCGAGCGCCGGGTCCGACGGCGGGTCCGACGGCGGGGCCCCGGGCGACCTCGTGGGTCGTCCGCTGGGCGGCATCGGCGTGCGGATCGACACCGCCGTCGTCGGGCTGGACGAGGACCTACCCGAAGCCGGTGCTGAGGGCGACGCGGCCGCCGGAACCGACACGGACGCCGGGGCGCCCGGCGACGGCCCCGCTGTGGGTGAGCTGGTGCTCACCGGGCCGTCCCTGATGGCGGGGTACCTGGCCGACCTCGACGCCGGCAAGCCCCGGGTGACCGAGCACCGCACGGGCGACCTCGCCTACCAGGACGAGGACGGCCGGATCGTGCTGGTCGGACGCAACCGGGACATGATCATCCGCGGCACCGTGAACATCTACCCCGGGCTGTTCGAGCCCCGGCTGCGGGACCTGCCCGGGGTGGGCGACGCCGTCATGGTGGGCGTCCCGATGCCCGACGGCGACGAGCGGGTGGTCCTCGTGGTGACCGCGGAGCATGCGGCGGGGGAGGGCGCGCCTCGGGACTCTGCTGAACCGCGGGGCAAGGGCGTCCCGTGGGTGCGGGCCGGGACCGACCTCGCCCGGTCCGTCGCGGACCAGGTCGCGCGGGTCCTGGACCACGGCGCGCTGCCCGACCTGGTGGTCGAGGCGTCGCACGTCCCGCTCGCGGGCCGGTCCCGGAAACCGGACCGCCATGCCCTGGTCGGCCTGGTTTCACCTCTCGCGGGTACAGTGCGCGCATGA
- a CDS encoding glycosyltransferase — MVNDQPHGHRPRLAVVVPALNEAHEHGIARTLAALHAQEDDDFDLVVVDNGSTDGTPDVARKAIAEWGRLRWQVVTEPEKGTGAAADTGMRTAIALGAELLARTDADCLPPPGWTRAVRAAFASGDELVAGRLVPRRDDLPVSRFQQGVLSFALWVSSTFGKVRPGNQDEGYLGPYVMAPGCNMAITASLYERAGGFPRTRIEDLHEDRALVNAVRRLTTRYGEHREVWVRASTRRVHAWGLVRTLGWYADHRYRPDVVDIR, encoded by the coding sequence GTGGTGAACGACCAGCCTCATGGGCACAGACCCCGCCTCGCCGTCGTCGTGCCCGCGCTGAACGAGGCGCACGAGCACGGGATCGCGCGCACCCTGGCCGCGCTGCACGCGCAGGAGGACGACGACTTCGACCTGGTCGTGGTCGACAACGGCTCCACGGACGGCACGCCCGACGTGGCGCGCAAGGCGATCGCGGAGTGGGGGCGGCTGCGCTGGCAGGTGGTGACCGAGCCCGAGAAGGGGACGGGCGCCGCCGCGGACACGGGGATGCGGACCGCCATCGCGCTGGGCGCCGAGCTGCTGGCCCGGACGGACGCCGACTGTCTGCCGCCGCCGGGCTGGACCCGGGCGGTGCGGGCGGCGTTCGCGTCGGGCGACGAGCTGGTCGCCGGGCGGCTCGTGCCGCGCAGGGACGACCTGCCGGTCTCGCGGTTCCAGCAGGGTGTGCTGTCGTTCGCGCTGTGGGTCTCCAGCACGTTCGGCAAGGTGCGGCCCGGGAACCAGGACGAGGGGTACCTGGGGCCGTACGTGATGGCGCCGGGCTGCAACATGGCGATCACGGCGTCCCTGTACGAGCGGGCGGGCGGGTTCCCGCGCACCCGGATCGAGGACCTGCACGAGGACCGTGCCCTGGTGAACGCCGTCCGCCGGCTGACGACGCGGTACGGGGAGCACCGCGAGGTCTGGGTGCGCGCGTCGACGCGGCGGGTGCACGCGTGGGGTCTGGTGCGGACGCTCGGCTGGTACGCCGACCACCGCTACCGGCCCGACGTCGTGGACATCCGATGA
- a CDS encoding cytochrome P450 — translation MIKTFATTRHELGLLYRARPAMAGLLLLGTAAQSWSAKGSPVRKVPGIGWVTSDPVVARTVLRDHRSFTILGEGGVGDLWTQILGDWVPGVFDGPGHHALRSRSRELFTEAGSAALVADTWDPVLAGAGDTLRAGGRVDVARLARVLVGRMMVSLLGLPAPVGAGDAWPSDEDALDAFATGERLATVALGTAGSTRLSPGQIATARTIVEELTAGVPEGWRTAPPDRLLGRCRELGLGLQETTGLASLLMVAGTETSASAMMRTTALLVDTGEQHKLLARLSRADDDAAPGSLLPGEGDPVENAVREGLRVTSPASVIGRGVAQDVEVGGARLRAGERIMLLVWSANAAAGPFQADRPYVRETRQLWFGAGRHLCLGAALARAEIAALLRTLWGDGEPLRVVRRRAQRQVLIPAYSELVVTRA, via the coding sequence GTGATCAAGACCTTCGCGACAACCCGCCACGAGCTGGGCCTGCTGTACCGCGCTCGGCCGGCGATGGCCGGGTTGCTCCTGCTGGGCACCGCGGCCCAGAGCTGGTCCGCCAAGGGCTCACCGGTACGGAAGGTGCCAGGAATCGGATGGGTCACGTCCGACCCGGTCGTCGCCCGCACCGTCCTACGGGACCATCGTTCGTTCACGATCCTCGGCGAGGGCGGCGTGGGTGACCTCTGGACCCAGATCCTGGGCGACTGGGTGCCCGGCGTCTTCGACGGCCCGGGCCACCACGCACTGCGGTCCCGCTCGCGCGAGCTGTTCACGGAAGCCGGCTCGGCCGCGCTCGTCGCGGACACCTGGGACCCTGTTCTCGCCGGAGCCGGCGACACCCTTCGTGCCGGCGGGCGGGTGGACGTCGCGCGGCTCGCCCGCGTGCTCGTCGGCCGCATGATGGTCTCCCTGCTCGGGCTGCCGGCCCCGGTCGGCGCAGGCGACGCCTGGCCGAGCGACGAGGACGCCCTTGACGCCTTCGCCACCGGCGAGCGCCTCGCCACCGTCGCGCTCGGCACCGCGGGCTCCACCAGGCTCTCCCCCGGGCAGATCGCCACCGCGCGGACGATCGTCGAGGAGCTCACCGCGGGTGTCCCGGAAGGCTGGCGCACCGCGCCGCCCGACCGGCTGCTCGGCCGGTGCCGTGAGCTGGGTCTGGGTCTCCAGGAGACGACGGGCCTTGCGAGCCTCCTCATGGTGGCGGGTACCGAGACGTCGGCGAGCGCCATGATGCGGACCACTGCACTGCTCGTGGACACCGGCGAGCAGCACAAGCTCCTCGCACGCCTCTCCCGGGCCGACGACGACGCCGCACCGGGCAGCCTCCTGCCCGGCGAGGGCGACCCGGTCGAGAACGCGGTCCGCGAGGGCCTGCGGGTGACGAGCCCCGCGTCGGTGATCGGGCGCGGCGTCGCGCAGGACGTCGAGGTGGGCGGGGCGAGGCTGCGGGCGGGCGAGCGGATCATGCTCCTCGTGTGGTCGGCGAACGCCGCGGCGGGACCGTTCCAGGCTGATCGGCCCTACGTGCGGGAGACCCGGCAGCTCTGGTTCGGGGCGGGCCGGCACCTGTGTCTGGGCGCGGCGCTCGCCAGGGCTGAGATCGCCGCTCTGCTCCGCACTCTCTGGGGTGACGGCGAGCCTCTGCGCGTGGTGCGCCGCCGCGCGCAGCGCCAGGTGCTCATCCCCGCCTACTCGGAGCTGGTGGTCACGCGCGCCTGA
- a CDS encoding ABC transporter permease, with translation MRPLPSPARNPYWRFLVAGFRGQSAYPLATLAGLVANATFGVLKGAIMGAAVESSGGELAGYTAGSMAAFVWLGQGMLGSVNLWGGSDLQARIKDGDVAVDFLRPVSVQASHVLTDVGKGLFGLLPRGLPSVLIGVAVGGMVLPSEPSAYALGLISLLLGIAVSHAAMYAVATSGFWLVETRGISVFYMAFSGLFAGLFTPIYLFPDWLLTLALLTPFPSMMQLPIDVLSGQVTGAAAWQHLGVQALWLTIVLVVGHLTTRAGRRRLEVQGG, from the coding sequence GTGCGCCCGCTCCCTTCACCCGCCCGGAACCCGTACTGGCGGTTCCTCGTGGCGGGCTTCCGCGGGCAGTCCGCCTACCCGCTCGCGACGCTCGCCGGCCTGGTCGCGAACGCGACGTTCGGCGTGCTCAAGGGCGCGATCATGGGGGCCGCCGTCGAGAGCTCCGGCGGCGAGCTGGCCGGGTACACGGCGGGCAGCATGGCCGCCTTCGTGTGGCTCGGGCAGGGGATGCTCGGGTCGGTGAACCTGTGGGGCGGCAGCGACCTCCAGGCCCGCATCAAGGACGGCGACGTCGCCGTCGACTTCCTGCGGCCCGTGAGCGTCCAGGCCTCCCACGTGCTGACCGACGTCGGCAAGGGGCTGTTCGGCCTGCTGCCGCGCGGGCTGCCGAGCGTGCTCATCGGGGTGGCCGTCGGCGGCATGGTGCTGCCTTCCGAGCCGAGCGCCTACGCCCTCGGCCTGATCAGCCTGCTGCTGGGGATCGCCGTCTCGCACGCCGCCATGTACGCCGTGGCGACGTCGGGGTTCTGGCTCGTGGAGACCCGCGGCATCAGCGTGTTCTACATGGCGTTCTCGGGGCTGTTCGCCGGCTTGTTCACGCCCATCTACCTGTTCCCGGACTGGCTGCTGACGCTCGCGCTGCTCACGCCGTTCCCGTCGATGATGCAGCTCCCGATCGACGTGCTCTCCGGGCAGGTCACCGGGGCGGCCGCCTGGCAGCACCTCGGCGTGCAGGCGCTGTGGCTGACGATCGTCCTCGTCGTCGGGCACCTGACCACGCGGGCGGGACGCCGCAGGCTGGAGGTGCAGGGTGGCTGA
- a CDS encoding ABC transporter ATP-binding protein yields MNVIEAEGLTRVFTGRPDRKNRLRRSRHVAVDALDLTVQAGESVGYIGANGAGKSTTIKMLVGILVPTSGAVTTMGLHPLKQRRALARRIGVVFGQRSQLWWDLPVRESFSILSAIHSLTAADERVRTTELVDMLEMGEFLDTPVRQLSLGQRMRAEVAAALLHRPDLVILDEPTIGLDVLSKQRLREFLVAQRREHGTTLLLTTHDMGDVERLCDRILVVDHGRLAFDGTLDGLARTVGARRELVVDLAESRPDLTDVPGAEHVRSDSGGLRQRLAFDPQRTTAARVLAAISERAEVLDLSIAEPDIEDVVREIYRATR; encoded by the coding sequence ATGAACGTCATCGAGGCCGAGGGCCTGACCCGGGTGTTCACCGGGCGGCCGGACCGGAAGAACCGGCTGCGGCGCTCGCGGCACGTCGCCGTCGACGCCCTGGACCTGACTGTCCAGGCGGGCGAGTCCGTGGGCTACATCGGCGCGAACGGGGCCGGGAAGTCGACCACCATCAAGATGCTGGTCGGCATCCTGGTGCCCACGAGCGGGGCGGTGACGACCATGGGGCTGCATCCCCTGAAGCAGCGGCGCGCGCTCGCCCGGCGGATCGGCGTGGTGTTCGGGCAGCGGTCGCAGCTCTGGTGGGACCTGCCGGTGCGGGAGTCGTTCTCGATCCTGTCCGCGATCCACTCCCTGACCGCCGCGGACGAGCGGGTCCGGACCACCGAGCTCGTCGACATGCTGGAGATGGGCGAGTTCCTGGACACGCCCGTCCGACAGCTCTCCCTCGGCCAGCGCATGCGCGCCGAGGTCGCGGCCGCGCTGCTGCACCGCCCCGACCTGGTGATCCTCGACGAGCCGACGATCGGCCTCGACGTGCTGTCCAAGCAGCGGCTGCGCGAGTTCCTCGTGGCGCAGCGGCGCGAGCACGGCACCACGCTGCTGCTCACCACGCACGACATGGGCGACGTCGAGCGGCTCTGCGACCGCATCCTGGTCGTCGACCACGGGCGGCTCGCGTTCGACGGCACGCTCGACGGGCTGGCGCGCACGGTGGGCGCGCGGCGGGAGCTCGTCGTCGACCTCGCCGAGTCCCGCCCCGACCTGACCGACGTGCCGGGCGCGGAGCACGTGCGCAGCGACTCGGGCGGCCTCCGTCAGCGCCTCGCCTTCGACCCCCAGCGCACGACGGCGGCACGCGTGCTCGCCGCTATCTCCGAGCGGGCCGAGGTGCTCGACCTGTCGATCGCCGAGCCCGACATCGAGGACGTGGTGCGCGAGATCTACCGGGCCACCCGATGA
- a CDS encoding 3-oxoacyl-ACP synthase III family protein, with the protein MLPEPAAVLSPVPARSPEPVVSTQASISPSALPSSQAPRPVARIAEVAVHLPERVRDVAEAERDLHRRNPKVAPRLPMISRLTGVRTVHVADDDQQASDLAVAASRTLLERAGLGPQDIDLLIFASATQDMIEPATSHITAAKLGVRAPVMDVKNACNSVLNGIEVAEALIGTGRYRRVLVASGEMPTRGVRWDVPDRATYAMSAAGYTMSDGGAAVLVEAVDPPSGFEDALSAELAGLVAPAARPSGILGSAFTAESRHWDVGMLPGGGTVNPRDPERSYFEIDGSRLREAFLALGPGPVDEALERAGVTMDDVALVAVHQVAVGYLADVHAALGVPADRTIVTVGDHGNLASATLPLQLVTALESGRLRRGDVVLLLGLAGGISMGAMVVRW; encoded by the coding sequence GTGCTTCCCGAACCAGCCGCCGTGCTGAGCCCGGTTCCCGCCCGTTCTCCCGAGCCTGTCGTCTCCACGCAGGCCTCGATCTCGCCGTCGGCCCTGCCGTCGAGCCAGGCGCCGCGTCCCGTCGCCCGCATCGCCGAGGTGGCCGTCCACCTGCCCGAGCGCGTCCGCGACGTGGCCGAGGCCGAGCGCGACCTGCACCGCAGGAACCCGAAGGTCGCGCCGCGCCTGCCCATGATCTCGCGCCTGACCGGCGTGCGTACGGTCCACGTGGCCGACGACGACCAGCAGGCCTCCGACCTCGCCGTCGCCGCCTCCCGCACCCTGCTGGAGCGCGCGGGCCTGGGGCCGCAGGACATCGACCTGCTGATCTTCGCGTCCGCCACCCAGGACATGATCGAGCCCGCGACCAGCCACATCACCGCGGCAAAGCTCGGCGTCCGGGCACCCGTGATGGACGTCAAGAACGCCTGCAACTCCGTGCTCAACGGCATCGAGGTGGCCGAGGCCCTCATCGGCACCGGCCGGTACCGCCGCGTACTGGTGGCGTCCGGCGAGATGCCGACGCGCGGCGTCCGGTGGGACGTGCCCGACCGGGCGACGTACGCGATGTCCGCGGCCGGCTACACGATGTCCGACGGCGGGGCCGCGGTGCTCGTCGAGGCGGTCGACCCGCCGTCGGGCTTCGAGGACGCCCTGTCCGCTGAGCTCGCCGGCCTGGTCGCGCCCGCCGCCCGGCCCTCCGGCATCCTCGGCTCGGCGTTCACGGCCGAGTCGCGGCACTGGGACGTCGGCATGCTGCCGGGCGGCGGCACCGTCAACCCGCGCGACCCCGAGCGCAGCTACTTCGAGATCGACGGCTCGCGGCTGCGCGAGGCGTTCCTCGCGCTCGGGCCCGGCCCGGTCGACGAGGCGCTGGAGCGGGCGGGCGTGACCATGGACGACGTCGCGCTCGTCGCGGTGCACCAGGTCGCGGTGGGTTACCTCGCCGACGTGCACGCGGCGCTCGGCGTGCCGGCCGACCGGACGATCGTCACCGTGGGGGACCACGGCAACCTGGCCTCGGCGACGCTGCCGCTGCAGCTCGTCACGGCACTGGAGTCGGGGCGGCTGCGCCGCGGCGACGTCGTGCTGCTCCTCGGTCTCGCGGGCGGGATCAGCATGGGCGCGATGGTGGTCCGGTGGTGA
- a CDS encoding cytochrome P450, whose amino-acid sequence MSGAVGPEARWEERVLRAAHPLAYPALRSARGRPVVRVPRIGVIVNDAAIAREVLLDLDHFSKVGPGAPSDLWTPVLGPSVLLNMEGAEHAALRRALGPLFSPRAVRELVSGAGGADVANVVGPPRNEGADGGGVLPDLTRRLAAGERVDLAAAVTAQAGAVICGMVGLPPTDDAVRSAMSAAQTITGMVRLHRHGLTRSQVVRAREVLERLTAPARAAYRAGDPATVPGRMRDLGLSEREAMGAVGAFVLTGTETIQSFVPRLVAIAHDTGWTARLLAPDAALRRRAVEEGLRVTVPTPAMLRSVRADASVGGLPVAAGERVVIATVNCCRASGGFDPDRPVDPAVRHLWFGAGPHFCLGMPLAMAQVDVVLDALAAAATDGRVPVVGRRQAARGVLVPAYRSLELSLGTAVETGAETGVETRVEEIS is encoded by the coding sequence GTGTCAGGCGCCGTCGGGCCCGAGGCGCGCTGGGAGGAGCGCGTGCTGCGCGCCGCGCACCCGCTCGCGTACCCGGCGCTGCGGTCCGCGCGCGGCCGGCCCGTGGTGCGGGTCCCGCGCATCGGCGTGATCGTGAACGACGCCGCGATCGCGCGCGAGGTGCTGCTCGACCTGGACCATTTCTCCAAGGTGGGCCCGGGAGCGCCGTCGGACCTGTGGACGCCCGTGCTCGGGCCGTCCGTGCTGCTCAACATGGAGGGCGCGGAGCACGCCGCGCTGCGGCGCGCGCTCGGGCCGCTGTTCTCGCCCCGGGCGGTGCGGGAGCTGGTGTCCGGCGCCGGCGGGGCCGACGTCGCGAACGTCGTCGGGCCGCCGAGGAACGAAGGAGCGGACGGCGGCGGCGTGCTGCCGGACCTGACGCGGCGGCTCGCCGCGGGCGAGCGAGTCGATCTGGCGGCCGCCGTGACGGCGCAGGCCGGCGCGGTGATCTGCGGGATGGTCGGCCTGCCGCCGACGGACGACGCCGTGCGCTCCGCGATGTCCGCCGCCCAGACGATCACCGGGATGGTGCGGCTGCACCGCCATGGGCTCACGAGGTCCCAGGTGGTGCGGGCGCGCGAGGTGCTGGAGCGCCTGACCGCGCCCGCCCGGGCCGCCTACCGCGCCGGGGATCCGGCGACGGTCCCGGGTCGCATGCGCGACCTCGGGCTGTCCGAGCGGGAGGCGATGGGCGCCGTCGGAGCGTTCGTACTCACCGGGACCGAGACCATCCAGTCGTTCGTGCCCCGGCTCGTCGCGATCGCGCACGACACCGGGTGGACCGCGCGGCTGCTGGCCCCGGACGCGGCGCTGCGCCGTCGTGCCGTCGAGGAAGGGCTGCGCGTCACCGTGCCGACGCCCGCGATGCTGCGCTCCGTGCGGGCCGACGCGTCGGTGGGCGGGCTGCCCGTCGCCGCGGGGGAGCGCGTGGTGATCGCCACCGTCAACTGCTGCCGGGCGTCCGGCGGCTTCGACCCCGACCGGCCCGTCGATCCCGCCGTGCGGCACCTGTGGTTCGGCGCCGGCCCGCACTTCTGCCTCGGCATGCCGCTGGCGATGGCCCAGGTGGACGTCGTCCTGGACGCGCTCGCGGCCGCGGCGACCGACGGCCGCGTCCCCGTCGTCGGACGGCGCCAGGCCGCGCGCGGCGTGCTGGTCCCGGCGTACCGGTCGCTGGAGCTGAGCCTGGGGACGGCCGTGGAGACTGGTGCGGAGACCGGTGTGGAGACGCGCGTGGAGGAGATCTCATGA
- a CDS encoding ABC transporter permease: protein MIASRARSQASHRASFRMDLVGALLVGAIEFAEIWVLYSATDQIGGFTLAQIMLVFGLSDLAFSLADLVAGHCDNLPVYVRAGTLDVFFLRPQPVLAQLVTSDLSLRRIGRCLVGATSLTVGLVLNDIDWTAGTVGLLALALVSGFVIFTAQFVTAAGLQFFLVNGAEMTNAFVYGGRYAATQPTSVWPRSLLVVFGAVFPVAFAAFLPVSTLLGVPGVAGLPDWLGWCAPLAALWAVGVAALCWRWGLRHYRGAGG, encoded by the coding sequence GTGATCGCGAGCCGCGCGCGCTCGCAGGCGAGCCACCGTGCCAGCTTCCGCATGGACCTGGTGGGCGCGCTGCTCGTGGGCGCCATCGAGTTCGCCGAGATCTGGGTGCTCTACTCGGCGACGGACCAGATCGGCGGGTTCACGCTCGCGCAGATCATGCTCGTGTTCGGGCTGTCCGACCTCGCCTTCTCCCTGGCCGACCTGGTCGCCGGGCACTGCGACAACCTCCCGGTGTACGTGCGCGCGGGCACGCTCGACGTGTTCTTCCTGCGCCCGCAGCCGGTGCTGGCGCAGCTCGTCACGAGCGATCTCAGCCTGCGCCGGATCGGGCGCTGCCTGGTGGGCGCGACGTCGCTCACGGTCGGCCTGGTGCTCAACGACATCGACTGGACCGCGGGCACCGTGGGGCTGCTCGCGCTCGCGCTGGTCAGCGGCTTCGTCATCTTCACGGCGCAGTTCGTCACCGCGGCCGGCCTGCAGTTCTTCCTGGTCAACGGCGCCGAGATGACCAACGCGTTCGTGTACGGCGGGCGATACGCGGCCACGCAGCCCACCAGCGTGTGGCCGCGGAGCCTGCTGGTGGTCTTCGGCGCCGTCTTCCCCGTGGCGTTCGCGGCCTTCCTGCCGGTCTCCACGCTGCTGGGCGTGCCCGGCGTCGCCGGCCTGCCGGACTGGCTGGGCTGGTGCGCGCCGCTCGCCGCGCTGTGGGCGGTCGGCGTCGCGGCGCTGTGCTGGCGCTGGGGACTTCGTCACTACCGAGGAGCGGGCGGATGA